The Trueperaceae bacterium genomic sequence CGGCAGCGACCGGCTCGGCGACCTCGCGGCGGAGAACCTCGCCGAGGAGGGCGTCGAGGCGCTCCTGATGCACGCCGAGGGACGCGCGACCGGCTCGGTGGCGGTCTGGATCGATCACGCCGGCGAACGCAGCATGGTGTCCGGCAAGGGCGCCGACCACGACCTGCTGCCCAGCGAACTCCCCCGCGAGCGCCTCGCGCAGGCCGGCCACCTGCATCTGTCCGGCTGGTCGTTCTTCGCCGATCCGCCCCGCACCGCCGTCCGCGAAGCGGCGAAGATCGCGAAGGCCGGGGGCGCGACGGTGTCGTTCGATCCCGCCTCGTTCCAACTGATCGAAACGGTCGGCGTCGAGCGGTTCCTCGGCTTCCTCCGCGACCTCGAGATCGACCTGATCTTCCCGAACTACGAGGAGGGCGCCGTCCTCACCGGCGAGCGCGACCCCGAACGGATCGTCGCCGCGCTCGGCGAACGCTGCTCCGCCGCGCAGGCGGTGCTGAAGCTCGACGCGCGCG encodes the following:
- a CDS encoding sugar kinase, whose product is MNDALWVVGDFAWDVLIRTNAPLQTGGDTYGEVGLAPGGSAANAAVWAQRCGRQAHFVGKVGSDRLGDLAAENLAEEGVEALLMHAEGRATGSVAVWIDHAGERSMVSGKGADHDLLPSELPRERLAQAGHLHLSGWSFFADPPRTAVREAAKIAKAGGATVSFDPASFQLIETVGVERFLGFLRDLEIDLIFPNYEEGAVLTGERDPERIVAALGERCSAAQAVLKLDARGARVQTGPGESVAIPATPSQMVDATGAGDAFAGAFLADWLEHRDAVRAATFAADVSAWVVEQAGARPKPDARLRRRLVEHGRADDGDGA